A window from Cryptomeria japonica chromosome 1, Sugi_1.0, whole genome shotgun sequence encodes these proteins:
- the LOC131065389 gene encoding GATA transcription factor 5 — MDCYGNESSEGDVGFRIDDLLDFSNEDIGGPIGSSDENDEAEAEERNSDDSSVTETEAAATCEVASRPTPNVVEADAGLVPAELCVPTDALEELEWLSTFVDDTFEPSAVEFEPVPAAAVASAAQQKAARPVEVTKTWLLGRARSKRRPSRSLSVSSSQSTVFVNAFLGRAEAEASVCSRPPPPLPVAKKAKKVCSRSLEDGSPVNRRCSHCLVQKTPQWRTGPLGPKTLCNACGVRYKSGRLLPEYRPALSPTFSSDIHSNCHRKVVEIRRQKETQPQIVA; from the exons ATGGATTGTTATGGCAACGAGAGCTCCGAGGGCGACGTCGGGTTTCGAATTGACGACCTGCTGGACTTTTCCAATGAGGACATCGGCGGACCTATAGGCAGCTCCGACGAAAATGATGAGGCGGAGGCGGAGGAGCGCAACTCAGATGACTCGTCCGTGACAGAAACGGAGGCTGCCGCCACCTGCGAGGTGGCGTCCAGGCCGACGCCTAATGTTGTGGAAGCAGACGCCGGCCTTGTGCCGGCCGAGCTTTGCGTGCCG ACGGACGCACTGGAAGAGCTGGAATGGCTTTCGACCTTTGTGGACGACACCTTTGAGCCGTCGGCGGTCGAGTTCGAGCCCGTACCAGCTGCGGCCGTGGCTTCCGCGGCTCAGCAGAAGGCGGCGCGACCTGTTGAGGTTACTAAGACGTGGTTGCTAGGGCGGGCGCGGAGCAAACGGCGGCCGTCGCGAAGCCTTTCCGTGTCTTCTTCGCAGTCCACTGTTTTCGTTAATGCGTTTCTCGGACGGGCAGAGGCGGAAGCGTCGGTGTGCTCGAGGCCGCCACCGCCGCTGCCTGTGGCGAAAAAGGCAAAGAAAGTGTGCTCGAGGTCTCTGGAGGACGGGTCGCCTGTTAACCGGCGGTGTAGCCACTGCTTAGTGCAGAAGACGCCGCAGTGGCGGACTGGACCGCTGGGACCTAAGACGCTGTGTAACGCCTGCGGCGTTCGTTATAAGTCCGGGCGGCTTCTTCCCGAGTACAGACCGGCTCTCAGTCCCACCTTTTCCAGCGACATACATTCTAATTGCCATAGAAAAGTCGTAGAAATCAGGCGCCAGAAGGAAACTCAACCGCAAATAGTCGCTTAG